GTCAAAACTTAAcaaaagtagtttttttttttttcatgaactaGTTAGGTTTATTTATTCAGTCACTGAGCCTTGATCTTCTTGTTGGCATGGGTAATTGAGCGATTCTGTAGACTGCAGGGTGAAATTAGTTGtacttaaacaaatattaattgaCCATCAATTTGGTCAAGATTGAGATTAGCTGAACAGCAGAAGGGCAATTGTGGGTCTGTCAGAATATGCTCTgacaaattgaaataaaaaaaagaaaaaggcaccTTGGAAATCCCCACTTCTTGcctttcaaattttctattGCCTTTTTATGTAAACATTCACCACTTCAGAATTTAGAGGGCAGGCCGCAGGTCTTCATTTCACATGTTCAAACACTTAACGACAATATGTTACTCAGATAAGGGCATGTATGACAAGTCGTTTAATTTTGGAAGGTATGACAAGTCATCTATACATCTGATTAAATATACGGATGACAACTGACCAGTCATCTTGTATTAAGAAATGTGGACGACAACTCATCAGACTTTATGCAGAATCCAACTTTTTAAGCAGGAAGTGGTAGCCCATTTAGGTGTCTATACAGTAACAAATACGTTTGCATTTAGTGGCAGAATcccatattttctttgttgttgaCAAGGAGGAATCCTAAGTATCCATCTCTTTCTAGATTAAACCTATTATGTTaaacaagtaaaattattaattcattaattaatctcAATGAAAAATTTGATACTAAAATATGGTTAATAAATTTCGAACAAAAAATATTCTCTTATTTGAAGAGGCCCTACTTTACTACTCAAGCTATTCCATATTATTAATGGACTTGCTGGTTGCCATGGAACTTTGAAAGCATCTTCTTTAAGTCTATCATGGCCTTGAACAGATGAATGATAAACGAATTTGAAGCAACAGGTTTGGATTCAAGATTTGATGACATTATATTAATAAagcatttgattttattatctaatataataattataaaaccaatcattaaactcaaaattttatatatttaatatgattgattcaacttaaaaaagcttctcataaaaaaaaaaaaatcttgatgaTATGCTCGCGTTGGCATATTTCCCTTTGAGGATATTCAGGATTAATAGCCCAACCTTGATAAATTCTTCTCTTCTACTTGATCAGAAAAAGTGAACATTAAAATCTTCATTCAAACAATGACAGATTCTTAGTATTTTGATTCTTGTAAATAATGCCAACCTTGAGCTCTTGAAAAGAAGGTTTCCCTTAAAGTAACACGTGCACATGAACCTTCATAAGGAAATCAATAAATGGAGACCAGAGAAACCACGAAAAGCAACATCAGATTGCATTTAACATACCAGGCAGATCCAAACTGatgataacaaaataattagttGGTCCTAGGGTAAAGAGTTCACCTTCTGAACTCTGTTCATAACTCTTCGATGGGAAGATGGCAACAGATGGTGAAAAGATAGTGAAACATGGAAGAGAACTGTCACAATGAAACAGCTATAATAATTGTCAATTAATACTCCTCTTTTCCCAGTTCTCTTTAAGTTTTTGGTAGAGAAGCTAAATGCAAGTATTAGTTCTCAGGTAAAAGTAACAGTGTACATTAAAGAATTGAAGGCTTGCTCCTCATTTCTCCCAGAAACTACGTGGTATTCACACAAGGGaatgataaaatatagaaacacGAGATACATATTCATCGGGTACCACCAGCTTCAGTTGGCGTCGTGAAAGGAGCCAAGGTGTTAGAGCGTAGGTTGATTCCACCCCCTCTCACTGATATATTTGGGGACCGGACAGAGCTGGCCCTACTCACATGATTCAAGTCAAGGAACACAACTATTACAGTGATATCGTCATGGAAATGGCGGCGGACGCCACGATCAATCTTCGTAAGGTCTGAATACctcatttctcttttctttgctGCTTCTTGCAGAGCAGCTTTCACCAACCTCCTTGCACTTCCCTGCATGAAGGTTAGAACACACAAGTGAAGTTTCATCTCTCTATGTCCAGTTTCCAGATGACTTTTCTCATATGGATCTGTTATGATGCAGTAGATCATATGAAAGAATTTATCCCTAGCCATACACCTAAAAAAGACAGCAAGGAAAACAATAAAAGGTTCTCTTAGGTGGGCAGCTACTTTATGCAGTTAATGCTTTGAAGACCCTTTCAATTTATAAGGTGCATTGGACAATTTCAATGAGAATGCAACAAGATGGCAAACTTGAATGTTCAATGAAAATGACACCATTTTAAGGTACTTTGCATTCAAAGGAATTTAAATTATTCACTGACTTTTGCCATGTGGCTTCTGTAATGAATCCAGTTCCATGGATGACTTTATTTgtttagtaatattataaagCAAGTTCCTCGTATAACTTAggaaaaccaaataaaataagttgCTCTTATAACTTGAATGAAATAGAGCAAGTTACTATAAGCTATCCAAATAATTGGCCTAACTATTATTGCTTTTcctttgtttattattttcccaCTTCACATCAGAGATGGCCAAAACGAGTCAAACATGATTAATAAGTTGCATCAACAGTAGATAAGATCAGATCCTCCAACCAAATATTATCATCATTGAGCTAAAAGCCCTTCCAATAACACGTAACAAATCAAGATAAAACTGGTGCTTCTCATTGATCAGGAGACAACTATGCATAAACTTCATCGACAATTTTAACTCCAAAATCAAGTTACAGAGAAAAATGTcaccaaatatataatttactgTAGAAATGAGCAACTTACATTGtgtggatgattttgaactatATCAACTGCTTCCTGATTTGTTAGGTGTTCCCAGAGCCCATCAGATGCAAATATTACAAACTGATCGTGGGGCTGCAGCGGGTGCACTGAAATCGATGGTTCTGCACTCAATATCGGCCTTCTCATTGGTTCACGAAGGCGGAACTTAGCAATTAAAGGCTCTCTGTTGAACTCAGCCTTTTTCAAATATACATCACCGATAGATCTAGAAACCTGTAAGGTCAAAGATTCTAACCATTAGTAAGAAATTTGAAAGGTGAAGAAGCAATTATGAGAACAACTGAGAATTCTACAGAGCAACCTGTAAAATAAAGATGAAGCAGCAGCAATCCAGACAAACCACAACTATGGTGTATATATGTTGAAAAATCCTTAGAAGTAAAGATAAACCAGTACAAAAAAGTTCCCAATCTAGCATCATTAgaattaatgattttgaatgcTTGATGATGACAGTAATGCACAAGTAGCATGAAGTCTACAAGACCACAACAGTAAAATAACTCAGAAGTCATGACTGAAACACTAGCTACACAAGGTTCTATGAAGAACTGTCGTATTTGACCATTCTCTGAACAGTGAATAACTTACCTGTATAAGGCCCTTTACACGCCATACATTATGCTTCAAAACTACAATCTGATTGTCATCAGGGTGTAAAGACTGTAACTCCCGTCTCACAGACTCTATACATGCATTGTGCTCTGCTGAGAGTTGCATGGCCAGCACCTCTCCTGTTGCCTTCATAACTCTCCCCAAAACAGCACGTGAATCACCAACATTTGCGATATAAAGAGTTCCATTACAGATAACACCAACGAGGCAGCATGATCCAACTGCTGCAATTTGCGGTCTCGTAGGCCACTGCCTAGAAACCAAAGATATAAAACCTTCTTCTGTTGCTTGATATGCCTTTCGTATAACATCCACTGACATTGACTGCTGCTCTGATGTAAACCCTGAacataacaattgaaaaattaagaaaataagaaacTGGGAATAAATCAACAATTCAGAAAGAGCATTAAATGAAGCAGACATTATCCATATTTATGGCACATTAGCTAATGGTCGATGTTTATGTAAAATTTGCAATCCTAACACCTTAAGTTGTTCAGAAAAGGCATTGAAACTCCATATCTCCTAAATGCCCTTTTTTTCCCCTTTCGGCAAAGCTCTATCAAGACACAAACTTGCCATCAACTTATTTTTCAACTGTATTTCAGGCATAGATTTTGGCACAGAATGGTCATCCATATTCTCAAGAAAAATGAAGGGAAAGAACGATATTCATGAttccatatatatttattactcAATTCAAGAAGCCCAACTACCAAAAGTGCACTACATGAATCTGTTCCTTCCATTCAATTCTATAAGGCCCATATCTCTCAGTGACCGAACTAGAGACAAACAAAAACTTGGAATCAGATATGAAGATAGAGAAGTTAGAAGTTGAAGTCACTTACTCTTGAGATGTTGAAACAGGTGATCTGTAATATAGCATGATGTCTCAGGCCCTCCATGCCCATCATAAACACCAACAAAGGTACCATGAGGTCCAGACTCATGAGAACTCAAACTGCCAGACTCCAACTGACTTTGATCCTCAAGTAAATTGTTGGCCTGCACCACAGCCATTGAGAATTCACCATTCATGTGATGTCCTGAATCTTTGTACCACAACAGTCCATCTTGGCGACCCGCAGAGTCAGAATTTGTGTGAACATATTGATCAGACCTTGGCCGAAAACAGGCCCTCAAAAAGTTCATCAACCACTCTAACATCCCTCATCTCATCCAGACAACCCTCTGAATTCTCAACATCTAATAACCATTCAAAACAAACTGCCCCAAAAACCTCAGTTGTAAATTTATGCTCCTTCACCCTCAACACAACAAGAACTCTCTACACAGCAACAAAACACACATAATTAATACTTACACTTGCACAACAAAGTTTCAAAACAACTGTGATTTAAAATAAGCCAACCACTAATAGTAGCTTCCTCTACTTCTCAACACTGAATCAATACACTCTTACTCTcggattttgaattgaaaacaaTAAGAACATACTAAAGCAACTACATcaacaaatattatatacacaaagtAACAATGGCAATAAAAGAAAACCACCGGATCAAAGATGTTATGTAAAGAACAGGCCTTTTTATTTTGCTTACGGTTAtgaattaccaaaaaaaaaaaaaagaggaaaccAAGGCCTATAAAACAGAACCCATCAAAGTTGTTCTGAAAATGGAAACAACCCATGACCACAGCACAACcgctaaaattgaaaaaatcaacCGATACTACGAAAAAGTGGAACTTTAAAAATATGGTCAAAGTACAactcttctttcaaaatatCAGAAAATTTACATAACCAGATTGTCTACTGCTTCACATTGAACAAGTAAACAAAACCAAGTTCTACATAAACCCATTAATCACTAATTCAACTCAATGAACTTACAAATTTGaactttttctttgaaaaagaaaaaaacaaagcttACCAGTCAAATTGACTAATTTATCACAGATGATAAGCAGAGAATGATCTAAAAAGAGAAACTTTCATGTGGGAATTATCAAAGCATTAGATCTATGGATCAATCAACTCAAGAGAGAGAAACCGAAGAGGGTTGTGATTTCTTTGTTGGTTTCATAAGTGAAGATaataaagaagagatttttaaagaagaaagtgaataaAAATGGCAGAAACTAATACGAAAAGTTAGCAAAAACTCTCTCTTGCTATGTACATGATGGTAAGCAGACAAGACCCATAAAGAGGCGAAAATGGAGAGCTTGAAGCCAGCAAAGCAAAGGTCCAGTTTTGGGCTCCACACCAGAATGGTCTAATGGTTGAATAAAGAGagattgaattgagtttaattgaaggcagagaaagagaaagagagaagagtCAATGAAATGGAGTTAATTTGGACAATGACATTCTCTGAACAGTAACTCAATTGCATGAAGTAAGGTTCACGTAATCACACGTGGGCCAATCATTGCTTGACACCAATCTCCCTTTAAGTTCCCATTATGAAAGTATattcaatcaaaattatttagGTAGTAAGTACTAAATTATTGCTTCAATTCAAATGAAAGCATAGCTTTTATTATCTCTATGTATGAAGGATAGCTTTATACAAGTAAATTATGGGattaaagaaataatacaaaaatatgatttttttaattaaaattatttatatgtttgacAAGATATCTTATAATAATCAAAGATTTGACCAAACAAAATAGGAATTCAGGGGGATTTCTGTGGTTTTTTAAGAACGTGCTTGGAAACCTCTTGatcatttcccacccaaagtttgataaaatgatcattcttattttgaagttttaaaaagtcaaaattttacctattatttatttttattaataaattttatttcaaagtttaccgtgatattttcaaaatactgataaaaatataatattttaaagttgattataattttgatatttctaaGAAAACTAAACAAGTTTACTAATTGAAAAGCAAAATGGGAAGAAATTAGATTTTTGTAGATTTAGGAGgtaagaatttgttattttcttaaacCTCAGatgagaaatagttatttgtaaattatattataattaaaattttgattaaggcCAAGGTCAAAAGGCTTATTCcaacctaaggtttagtttattgtcaaattcttatttgttaagttttaaaaatctaaatacctattaatcaactattaaagttaacaaaatttattaaatttaagggtataattattatttgactagtaatttaaaaaaaatatctttttttcatcttaattttaaaaactaacaatttttctgtaatttaagttttgaaaacttaacttttctctttaaattttattttttttcttacattttccGACTAGCTTCTCTGTCTCCGATTGTCTTCTTCAATCTTTTTggcattctctctccctcttgatgCAACTAGCGATACTCTACCTTCTTGTTGCAAATTCAGCaggtaaaattttgataatagatTAAATGTTAGGaggggaataagtcttttggcctaagcCTAAAACATCGACAGCTCATTCAGAGCTCTCAGTTGTTTGGACATATCCATGTCTCTATCAGCTGTCGACTTTCCATGACCTctaaattgttttttgtttccaagattttcaaacatttttcttattttagaaaattaaataaaaactattttttaagtccttcaaagagaaaataaatcattcaaaacGACTGCATAAGTGAgcattttgatgtatttttgaCTTCATAAATGGTCAAAATTTTTGTAAACATTTTCTGCATGTCTAAAATGTTTTGGTTCTTCATAGTCAAATATTGTCACGTGGGTTTTCTATTTCAAGCTTTATGTTAATCATATTTTACCAGATCAAACTTCAATAGATTTCTTCAATTGTACATTTccaaatgagaaagaaaataatctCCTTGTGTATATCAGAAGAGGTCATCGACGTAGGTGGTTGCCTTACCGATTACCAATTActtttcataatataatttctGACTATTCACCCTTCTTAATACCATTTTTTTGACACagtttataatg
The sequence above is drawn from the Mangifera indica cultivar Alphonso unplaced genomic scaffold, CATAS_Mindica_2.1 Un_0147, whole genome shotgun sequence genome and encodes:
- the LOC123208161 gene encoding probable protein phosphatase 2C 60 yields the protein MLEWLMNFLRACFRPRSDQYVHTNSDSAGRQDGLLWYKDSGHHMNGEFSMAVVQANNLLEDQSQLESGSLSSHESGPHGTFVGVYDGHGGPETSCYITDHLFQHLKRFTSEQQSMSVDVIRKAYQATEEGFISLVSRQWPTRPQIAAVGSCCLVGVICNGTLYIANVGDSRAVLGRVMKATGEVLAMQLSAEHNACIESVRRELQSLHPDDNQIVVLKHNVWRVKGLIQVSRSIGDVYLKKAEFNREPLIAKFRLREPMRRPILSAEPSISVHPLQPHDQFVIFASDGLWEHLTNQEAVDIVQNHPHNGSARRLVKAALQEAAKKREMRYSDLTKIDRGVRRHFHDDITVIVVFLDLNHVSRASSVRSPNISVRGGGINLRSNTLAPFTTPTEAGGTR